TTTCGATCTCTTTTTTGAGTTCTTCAGGGTTATCGAAATCCGGCCTATCGGAAAGCATTGACTCGAGAATGGAATCGACTCCCGGAGAGACTTGTGACAACTTGTATTGGCCTATATTCTTAAGTCTAAAGAACTCGATGTACTTGGCCTGGACCTTTCTGTTGATTGCACCAAGCCAGACTTCAAATCTGCTCTCTTTGTGCAGATAGACAATCGCGATTTTGAGTTTCCTATCTCTCAAGGCGGTGGGAGAAAATGCAAAATAAGTCATGTCCATATACCCGAAATACAGAGAACCGGTCACATAGTTTGGGTATCTGTCGGTCAAATACGTTCTTAGATCCGACATGAACGACATGATTCCCCTGTAGGCTTCCTGGATGCGCCCTGTGTTCAACTGGTTCGTGTATTCACGGATAAGATCGTTCATAGAGTCCACATTCCTACTCCTCATTCCAGCGGTATTTCTTGTTCTTTCGAAGAGTATCGAGATTGCAGTTCAGGCACAGGCCATTATGACAGCATATGACCCCTCCACATTCAGGGCATCGCCATTTTTCCTCTTCCTTCTTCAAGAACAGATCTATAGAGTTGTCACGAATGAATTCCAGGTTCTCAATCATGCTCATATGATACTTCGTTCGGTAGCGCTTATCCAGTGCCTTAAGTCGTTTACACGGAAAGGCTTTGCACTCAAAGCAGAACCGGACGCTTCCCTTTGCAAGCAATTCGCATTGGTCACGCATATGAGTGCAGTTTTCACCCCTCGGAATACACCCGGGGCAGTACTGTCTGCGAAAGCCTTTTTTCTTTAGATCCTCTTTCATTGACTGGTAATT
The sequence above is drawn from the Mesotoga sp. BH458_6_3_2_1 genome and encodes:
- a CDS encoding DUF3795 domain-containing protein; the encoded protein is MEETLIAPCGMNCSLCINYQSMKEDLKKKGFRRQYCPGCIPRGENCTHMRDQCELLAKGSVRFCFECKAFPCKRLKALDKRYRTKYHMSMIENLEFIRDNSIDLFLKKEEEKWRCPECGGVICCHNGLCLNCNLDTLRKNKKYRWNEE
- a CDS encoding DUF7000 family protein; its protein translation is MRSRNVDSMNDLIREYTNQLNTGRIQEAYRGIMSFMSDLRTYLTDRYPNYVTGSLYFGYMDMTYFAFSPTALRDRKLKIAIVYLHKESRFEVWLGAINRKVQAKYIEFFRLKNIGQYKLSQVSPGVDSILESMLSDRPDFDNPEELKKEIERKTIEFAESVTLMLNR